A section of the Oryza sativa Japonica Group chromosome 1, ASM3414082v1 genome encodes:
- the LOC4325449 gene encoding desmethyl-deoxy-podophyllotoxin synthase, which translates to MSNDRHNTLARADELRREITMAELPLYLLLLALLVAVPFLCLTRWSLRHGGGGGGRLPPSPWALPVIGHLHHVAGALPHRAMRDLARRHGPLMLLRLCELRVVVACTAEAAREVTKTHDLAFATRPITPTGKVLMADSVGVVFAPYGDGWRTLRRICTLELLSARRVRSFRAVREEEVGRLLRAVAAAAAVAALTTPGATAAVNLSERISAYVADSAVRAVIGSRFKNRAAFLRMLERRMKLLPAQCLPDLFPSSRAAMLVSRMPRRMKRERQEMMDFIDDIFQEHHESRAAAGAEEDLLDVLLRIQSQDKTNPALTNDNIKTVIIDMFVASSETAATSLQWTMSELMRNPRVMRKAQDEVRRALAIAGQDGVTEESLRDLPYLHLVIKESLRLHPPVTMLLPRECRETCRVMGFDVPEGVMVLVNAWAIGRDPAHWDSPEEFAPERFEGVGAADFKGTDFEYIPFGAGRRMCPGMAFGLANMELALAALLYHFDWELPGGMLPGELDMTEALGLTTRRCSDLLLVPALRVPLRDHER; encoded by the exons ATGAGTAATGACCGGCACAACACGCTAGCACGTGCGGACGAATTGCGACGGGAAATCACCATGGCCGAGCTTCCTCTCTATCTACTTCTCCTTGCTCTGCTGGTCGCCGTCCCCTTCCTCTGCCTGACCCGTTGGTCGCTccggcatggcggcggcggcggcggccggctgcctccgtcgccgtggGCGCTCCCTGTCATCGGCCACCTCCACCACGTCGCGGGCGCGCTCCCGCACCGCGCGATGCGCGACCTcgcccgccgccacggcccgcTCATGCTGCTCCGCCTCTGCGAgctccgcgtcgtcgtcgcctgcaCCGCGGAGGCCGCGCGCGAGGTGACCAAGACCCACGACCTCGCCTTCGCGACGCGGCCCATCACCCCGACGGGGAAGGTCCTCATGGCGGACAGCGTCGGCGTCGTGTTCGCGCCCTACGGCGACGGGTGGAGGACGCTCCGCAGGATCTGCACCCTCGAGCTCCTAAGCGCGCGACGCGTCCGGTCCTTCCGCGCCGtgcgcgaggaggaggtcggccgGCTGCtccgcgccgtggcggcggcggcggcggtggcggcgttgaCGACCCCGGGGGCGACGGCAGCGGTGAACCTGAGCGAGCGGATTTCGGCGTACGTGGCGGACTCCGCGGTGCGCGCCGTCATCGGGAGCAGGTTCAAGAACCGCGCCGCGTTCCTGCGGATGCTGGAGCGGAGGATGAAGCTCCTGCCGGCGCAGTGCTTGCCGGACCTCTTCCCGTCGTCGCGCGCGGCGATGCTCGTCAGCCGGATGCCCCGCCGGATGAAGCGGGAGCGACAGGAGATGATGGATTTCATCGACGACATCTTCCAGGAGCATCACGAGAgcagagccgccgccggcgccgaggaggaCCTGCTCGATGTCCTCCTGCGGATCCAGAGCCAAGACAAGACGAATCCCGCCCTCACCAACGACAACATCAAGACCGTGATCATC GACATGTTCGTGGCGAGcagcgagacggcggcgacgtcgctGCAGTGGACCATGTCGGAGCTGATGAGGAACCCTAGGGTGATGCGCAAGGCGCAGGACGAGGTCCGACGAGCCCTCGCCATTGCCGGGCAGGACGGCGTCACCGAGGAGAGCCTGCGCGATCTCCCCTACCTGCACCTCGTCATCAAGGAGTCGCTCCGGCTGCACCCGCCGGTGACGATGCTGCTGCCGAGGGAGTGCCGGGAGACGTGCCGGGTGATGGGCTTCGACGTGCCGGAGGGTGTGATGGTGCTCGTCAACGCGTGGGCGATCGGCAGGGACCCGGCGCACTGGGACTCGCCGGAGGAGTTCGCGCCGGAGAGGTTCGagggcgtcggcgccgccgactTCAAGGGGACGGACTTCGAGTACATACCGTTCGGCGCCGGGCGGCGTATGTGCCCCGGGATGGCGTTCGGGCTGGCCAACATGGAGCTCGCGCTCGCCGCCCTCCTGTACCACTTCGACTGGGAGCTGCCCGGCGGGATGCTTCCCGGCGAGCTGGACATGACGGAGGCGTTGGGGCTCACCACGCGGCGGTGCTCCGACCTCCTGCTTGTCCCTGCCTTGCGTGTGCCGCTCCGAGACCATGAGCGATAG